The DNA window AGCATGAAACTGCCAAATTTTGAGTATTGAAATCTTCAACATGAAAGAGCAACTGAATGTTGCCTTAGGGTTGAAAAACCAACTCAATCTGATATTATACATGATTAATTGAAGATGCTTTCATTCTTGAACAACACGCTTGATTTGTTTTCCAGAATTTGATGATCTCAACCGAAAGTTGGCTGCATGTTCATCTCGAAGAGTTGGAAGTATAAACCGGTTTAAATAAATGACTTGACTTTACTGAAGACATTCTTCACTGGTGATAATATAGACCTGTAAAAGCAAATTTTCTAATTATTAGACAATTCGAACAAATATATCATGCATATTACAGCAgggttctttttaaaaatacttaataaaattaaaagcaaCGCTACAGTTATACattcaaatcaataaaaatggcGTCTTATCATTTATCCTAAGTGTCTCAGTAGATTTAATTAACGACAGAATGAGCCCAAAATAAGTTGATGTAATGactaaaatttacattttatgtaaaaaaaatgttctccaAAATATTGAGACAACGGTTTGACATTACTTTGGCTCGCTCATAAACGTGTCCACGTATTTTACTCTCAGAATATCTTTCGAAATATCTTTCGAAacaataacccccccccccccaacacctCCTTCCTGAAGAAAGGAGGAGGGAAGGATatggtgaaatttttaattactgACGAATTTGAATTGAGTTTTTGCTTTATTAAGTCCTTACTTCACTGTGGTGGTTGCATTCGGTGCTCCTGTTGAGGTCTCTGTAAGGTTGACTGATTTTGAATCCGTCTGGGATGCTTTGTTTTGCTCTCTTTCACTAACTGCTTTCGCCAGAGACTTCTGTCGGTCAACTTCAAGTACTGAAAACAATAATAGTGTTTCCTTATAACATTAATGAGTTATCTTCGTACTTCACCgacattttttctcctccttcgAAGTATACGGAATGAAAGAGAATTTCAGTGCATATGCTGTTACTAGATTCCTCATTCTACTTGATCCTCGGAAAATCTAATGACCCATGCTACATTTCTGACAATGTTTATCACGCGGCTGATCAACGTAATTACTCGCATGATTAATAATGCTAATGGAAATCTAAGTTGGTAACCAAATCTGGGGTTCATGCATAATCAGGAATGTATAGTATCCACTAAGATTCTTCTTCATCTGTTTAAACTCTAGACGAATGATTATATCCAGTTTGGCTCAACTTTTATTAAATCAGGAATAAGTCAAGGCATTTAAATTTATAGTTTCTTTGTAAAGACTTTAAAAAGACCAACACAAAGAGGTTTTTTGCGTTTATGGTGTAATATTAATCGGTTAGACAACGGTTCAATCCTAACATTATTTTCTGGCCTATGATATTCATGAATTAAAGTACAATTCTGTGACCACAGGACTGACTTTCTTTGAGATTATTTAAAATACAATATAATATATTCGTAATTTTAAGTAGACTCACGGCAGAAAGGAGGATCTGAGTTAGTGTTGATGGTGAATTTGCCAATGGTTGGGTATCGATAGATGTCCAGCCCGAAAATGGAACATTTTTCGGCGTCGCAATCTCCAATCCTTGATAAAATTGGGTTCGTCAACTTGTTAGCGTACCCAGCACTGCAAAAATGGGATAGGATGCAATAAGATAATCAGTCTCACATATTTACCACAAATAATGAACAAAATcgtaatttttatgaaatattattCGCAGATTGCATCAATTATTTACGGGACAAAACCTTAATTGGACCCTATTTAATAGTATAAATTTATGTCACTGCATGCGTTTGTTCCTCATCAGTTcttgaaattacatttttgtgtcctgtggtgaaaaaataatttgcaacTAAACTATTTATTTGGAAATTGATGCATGCAATTTcggagaaaattatattttgaaattagggaAACATTTCTAATGTCTACGGCAataaaagtttcatcaatgagAGAGAGGCGTTTCAGGCTATAGCTGTACTTAGCCCAGTGTATCTAAATATCTTATATTTAGGTACCTATACATGTAAAAAATACCTTTTCtatcatatatttttttacaaaaattaaagtgaatGTTATTACCTACTGTAAACATTTCTACATTATATCACCGAGATGACATGAATTATGTAAATGGGTAATAATTATCTGGCTCTAAAATTTAATTGACTTACCTGAAAGTGTTCGACAGGTGTTCAACAGCGCCAGTTTTCCTGGCTACAAACGAGCAGTTATtgtttccggtcaaaattgcCTCGCTGTAATACTCATGTGCCAAGTTATGAGAGCATCCAACCCACTCCGATAAAACTAAATAATAAAGAATATTATACAAATGTCAGTTTGATTCTATGAAACACTTCGTACATTTATAATAATATTACAGTGGCAGGTCCATGTTCAATGAATTTTAGTATAACGATTGTAGTCTCATACGGaggcaccaaaatttcaattaatgaacaaaaattaatgatcagaaaacattttcaatcaaaatttgtGTGCGGCTCAATAGGGCTGagtttggattttcaaaaaattgagaatttttaatcATCTATTTGTTCTTCTGGCATGATTTGATTCAAAATTCGAGGAAGAAAATCATCGGTATTGAAGGCCACATTTACAAAACCTTGCTCAGTGGGTTGTAAAAATAAGCTACGAGAACGTAAAATGCCCTCTTTTCGACCAAAGACCGATGGCATATGAGAGGATTTCAACTTAGTTGTAGTTGAATTTCGTTTTGCATGTAATAAGCATAGTagtgaggagaaaaataaatcttaCCTTCCACAGGGACTAAAACTAAATCAGAGATAGAAGTAATGTTCACTGAGTCGAAGGGTGGTATTTTGCATTTCGGTTGCAGAGCGCCTCCATTGAAGTAGAAATCAACATGTCCTGCGGATGAAAAAGTTCCAAGAGTCAACCGCACGTTCAAATTGATGGAATAAATTACTAGTTTCATACAATGTCAGGCAATGGCTTCTAAGTAAGTATGGGATTATTGCGTTTCCTTAAAATATGAAACTTTGTTTATAAGTGATTTGATACAAGAGTAGTTGGTGTAACTGTCTCGAGACCGGTCACTAATCTGTATATGAACTTCGAGCTACTTACCAACGGTGGTAATGAATCCGAACCCAAGGAGTGGAATAAATGGTCGGCCACTGGTGTGAACTACTTCCACAAACTCTGCGTCGCTCTTGTCCAGTCGCACCGCAGCGGGCGACCCTTCAAATCCGGGTTGAGCGGGGTCAAGCGCtgaaaaaaataggtaaataaGAGTGAGCTAATAACTACGGAATTGGTTCAACAATATGACGGCAAGCTCTACCCATACTATTGTATAAAAAGACAAACAGAACCAAAACGACTTGTAAActgagcgagggaaaggatgcgtgttgatgacggcgcagacatacaactattcgtacttgatggatgtccgtgttgcgtcttaaaaattgaaggcgcgatggctcgAAGCGTGAACTTGCACTGCTCCGCTCTGCTATCAATAATGTGTCGCACAGATCACTCTGCTTGTTATTTTCTATAATAATTGTGATATGACGTCAGATCCTCATTTTGGTATGTATTTTGTAGACTTATATCTCAATCTCGTATGTACAAGCACCGTAACTCCCCCATGAGAAATAGCCAGATCAATTTGACCGGGCTCGGAATCTCTGAAGGTGGTTATTACAAAGAATgttcgattttttcttttttctaatctgatgtctgattcttttcctactATGTATTTAAAGACCTATATCTAATGCTCGTTTCCGTGCAACCCATGGGTCACGTGTTTTAAGGAAGCTTCGAGTCaatttgacctgcggtttgacCGTCAAAgggttaaaaaaatgaaaacaaaacatTAAATGATACATGGTGGAATCAAAATCATAAAGCTGCAAAAATCTGAGGCCTGCACTTGAGGCCCAGTGTATTTCGATTGTCACAATCTTGAGAGCAGGACGTGAGTGAATGGTCATTCACATTCTATAATTTCGAAGGCGCTTTGAAAAACGTAAACTTTTTGGTAGTTTTCTGTTCCTGGTACGGCACCAGCTTAAaataggaaaacaaaaaaaacagagGCAAAACATACCTGTCAAAACGCTGATTTTTGGGTTGGATTTGGCCACATAGGAAGAAATATGAGATCCAAGACTGTGGCCGATCAAATGAATCTGGCCTGGTTTTACACCTTTCTCTTCCCTCAGATATTTAACAAACCTGAAAAAGGAGCGATTTTCTTTGCTAAATTTCCATATATTTGAGATCTGGGGGTTCAGATTTGGCTTCTTGTCAATATTTAATAACTGTAACTGAGGCAAACTTTGTTAAATTATGGTTTTCGTCATCAGGTAGAATGTGGACATCAAGTTGACTCCTTGCTCACTTGGAGAGTTGAGAATCACGATTGTCAAAAACTAAATATATGCGGCCATTTCAGCTAATTTCATTAGCTTTCATTAGGTTTACAAACAAAAATCAATCCTTTTAGTTTTCGTTTTTGCACTTGATAAAATTAGCTGAAATTGCCGTAGGCAGTGTATTCCGTTTTTGACAGTCGAGATTCTCAAGTCATCGGGTGAATAAGGAAGAAAAGAGACTGTGACTAAAGCGTCTCAGAGATGAAATAGTATGCagaattatttgtttttaattcatATAGGTGATCCACAAGTCCTGCACCACCGACCACCCTTGTAACTTTTTTGCtaatacaatgggcctgttgcaaacttttgctagagaaaaactaagagttgtttcctgcagataatgccccaaaaatcacgatgagcgcatcggcaaagtctgaaatgcactcataacttcacaatctgcgtaagatatttgcggttttttgagcttcccgcttcggaaacgatactacggtacaggtgaacattttgttagaggagtcgttccattggcgacaatactcatcatggccgacgccagtccgccaaaacacgtgtgatgggacgagataacacctgaacaggattaaaccataacaatcggcgtgtttacgttcatattttcctcgcccgccttaattgaccttgaactctcctcgaattacgtgaggaactgcgcaagcgtcggccatgatgattattgccgacgatggagcgactcctctaacaaatagttcacctgtgcagtagtatcgtttttgaagcgggaagctcaaaataacgcaaatttcttacgcagattgtgaatttatgagtgcatttcagactttgccgatgcgctcatcgtgatttttgaggcattatctataggaaacaactcttcattctgctctagcaaaagtttgcaacaggcccattgtcgaGTTGAAACTTTAGGGATCCTTCTAAGTCAAAGTAAACTACTCTTTGGCtccctaaaaatttcagggagaCCTCCGTAAGAAAGGCATGGAAATAACTTGTTTTCAAGTGGCAACTTTTTTAAGATATacagttggaaaaaaaaagtttgcgcAAAATTTTGGTTTCTATCTATCACCGTTTTAAAAAGTTTAACCGATGATAGAACGACCTATGGTAAAGCGCAGAATTGTCGAAAAAAGCATCTTAACAGCGAACGAATGAATGTGTTCCAATAGAACCGCTG is part of the Bemisia tabaci chromosome 1, PGI_BMITA_v3 genome and encodes:
- the LOC109041185 gene encoding pancreatic triacylglycerol lipase, which gives rise to MYPLLLFFFISGIKGLSVVSTGNVLFDKVVVPAGCVIPRDVDNIARAALLQQCISPSKGKKLDEERCFGELGCFPMKSPWTSNLRPFPQPMTPDEIQPQLIFYSRDNPEVGQVVQVWPNISTNGLKFDPKRPYTTFMTHGFASNCNTTWIQHLKDNYLKQRDANVFLVDWNKGANLLNYLQVASNTRVVGAAVSRFVKYLREEKGVKPGQIHLIGHSLGSHISSYVAKSNPKISVLTALDPAQPGFEGSPAAVRLDKSDAEFVEVVHTSGRPFIPLLGFGFITTVGHVDFYFNGGALQPKCKIPPFDSVNITSISDLVLVPVEVLSEWVGCSHNLAHEYYSEAILTGNNNCSFVARKTGAVEHLSNTFSAGYANKLTNPILSRIGDCDAEKCSIFGLDIYRYPTIGKFTINTNSDPPFCLLEVDRQKSLAKAVSEREQNKASQTDSKSVNLTETSTGAPNATTTVKSILSPVKNVFSKVKSFI